Within the Porphyromonadaceae bacterium W3.11 genome, the region TGATGATAAAGGCTCCGTCACTACCACCTGCAAACTTCGCAAAGCCATACTTGGCCTGAAGTAGCACAAGGAGTACCCCAAGAGAGAGGCCAATCACTAGCCCAGTAATGGAGAGTAGCCAACCTTCGAATACGATAACCGCATCTATCATCCTCTCTCTAGCTCCCATAAATCGGAGGGTGTCTGTATCATCACGCTTCTCTAGCACCAGCATGCCAAGTGTACTAATCACACCAAAGAGAGAGAGTATTAACACAAAGAAAAGGAGTAGGAAGCTCACCCACTTCTCAACCTTTAAGACTCTATATACCTCCGGATGTTGCTGGTATCTATCTAGCAGTTCGTACTCTTTCGGCAATTTCTTAGCGAGAATATCGGCTTCAGCAGCAGATACATCTTCTCGCAAAGCAAGGTAACTCACCTCATCCCCACTATATTGGAGGAGATTTCTAACAATTTGAATAGGTAGAAAAATCACTTTGCTATCTTCTAACTGATCTAGTCGAAGAGTACCTGAGATCACAAAATCTTGGGTGTTGAAGTTCTTGTTAGGCATCACCATTGAGATCCTCCCAACCCTCTTCGGAACGGTAATCTTCAGTGGCGTGCGGTACTCAACACCGGCTCCCAATTCGTATGCCAATGCTAAGGCAGTTACAGCTAATGGGTGTTGAGCATCCCCAACATCAAAAGAACCATCAAAGACAAAAGACTCCAATGGCAAAAGTTTTTGGTACTCTTTTTCAATACCAATCAGCATTGCTGTAGTACTATTTTCCTCGTATGATGCTAACGCCTGCTCTTTCAGCACCCCTTGAGTGTTAGGAATCGATAATAAAGATGGAGAAAAAGGCTTTCCATCAATACGCTGAACAATGTACTTAGGTGTCAGTACGGAAAACTGTGAGGTAGTAAAGCGTTCAAAGCCATTGAATACGGAGAGTACGACGATCATTGAGAGAGCCACAAGAGCTATCCCAATAACAGATACTAAGGACATAACATTGACCGCATTGGTACTTTTCCTAGAGAAGAAATACCGCCATGCTATGAAAAATGCACTTTTGAGTTCGTGCTTCCGCATAAACCAGATACGCTTTATATGAAGGCTTTACTTCTTATCCTTAGGATTATTATTAATACCCAAGAGCTCATCAATACGAGCGGCATACGCTTCGCTTGTATCCAAGTCAAAAATGAGTTCAGGTATAATACGCAGTTGCTGACCCATCCGCTTCCCTAGATCAAAACGTATCTGAGACGTATTGTTCTTAATGTTCTTCATAATCTGAGGAGCTCTATCATCTGGAAAGATACTTAGAAAAGCCCTAGCAGAACTAAGGTCTGGGCTCAATCTTACCTCTGTGACAGAGACTATCACACCACGCATTTTCTGTGTCTCTTCTTGAAAGAGCTTTCCTAGCTCTTTCTGTATTTCTCTAGCAACTTTAGTTGTTCTTAATTCATCCATAATTATTCTATTCTAATCAAGGTCAGCCCATCACGCAATGGTAGTAGCAACTTTTCCATACGATTATCGTGGGCGACGAGTTCATTAAATTCCCTTATCCCTCTTGTCTGAGGATCATGGCTCTTGGGATCTAGTAATTTTCCACCCCAAAGGGTATTATCGGCAATGATATAACTATCACTTTTCATACGATCCGACAAGATACGATAATATTCTGGGTATAAAGCTTTATTAGCATCTAGGTAAACCAACTGAAACTCCTCCAAAGGCAGTGTAGGTAATATTTTTACAGCATCACCGATTAACAACTCAATCTTTTTTGAGACCCCAGCCTTATCAAACAGATCCAAGATCCGCTGCTCCAGTTCATCATTTACCTCAATAGTGGTTAATAAGGCATCCTCTGAAAGACCTTCTGCGATACAGAGGGCCGAGTAACCAATGTACGTACCTAACTCGAGAACTCTTTTGGGAGCAATCATCTTGACCAAGAATTTGAGAAAACGACCTTGAATATGCCCCGACACCATACGTGGATGTATAAGTGTTCGATAAGCCTCTCGAGTTAGATCTTGTAAAATCTCCGGCTCTGGTGAAGAATGCTCCGAAATATACTCCTCAAGAGCCATTTCTTGGAGTCTATTATTCACCGCGTGAGTTTTTCCTGTAAAATTCTATTGCTTCACTCACCTTATTCAGATCCAAACTGGTCGTTCCAACTTCATGTGTTAAGGTTCCACCAATGTAGGCAACCATATCATCAGGCTTCAAGACCCCTTCAGCCAAGAGGATCTCTAATGACTCAGCATAGTAGCTGCGGTGTTTTTGATTAGCAGCATTAACACGAGGGAAAACACCATAAGATAATACCAACTGACGAGCAACCTGAGGGTTCTTGCAAAGTGCATAAATAGGAGCCTTACCTCTATACGCACTAAGGTTACGAGCAGTACGTCCAGTAGCCGCATCATTAAGAATGGCTTTCACTCCTAGCTTCTCAATGGACTTAACTGTATATTTAGCAAGATAGCTGGTCACATCCACAACGTCATTCTCTCCCTTCTCGGGTTTGAAATTATTGCTATAACTCTTATGCTTCTCTGCTTCACGAATGATCTGTCTCATAGTATAAACAGCTTCCACTGGGTATTTACCATAAGCTGTTTCACCACTAAGCATCACCGCGTCAGTACCTGAAAAAATAGCCCCAGCAACATCTGAAACCTCAGCACGAGTAGGGCGAGGATTGGTAATCATTGAGTGAAGCATCTGGGTACATACAATAACAGGCTTCTTCTTCAGGATACACTTATGAATGATTAGATTTTGGACAGCTGGTATCCGCTCCATAGCCAGCTCTATCCCGAGGTCTCCACGAGCAATCATGATACCATCACTTGCCTCTATAATCTCATCTATATTATCTACCCCCTCTTGATTTTCAATCTTTGCAATAATCTTAATCCCATCTCCTCCAAGCTCATCCAAAACAGCTTGAACCGCTTCTATATCAGCTTTATTCCGAACAAATGAATGTGCTATAAAGTCCATCCCTAGATCAATAGCATACTTGATAGCACGCTTATCTTGCTCACTTACAGAAGGGAGCTCTATCCTTACGCCAGGCACATTAATACTTTTGCGTGAGCCTAATATACCGTCGTTGAGAACGACACAATGTAGTACAGTATCTGTCTTACCTTGCACTTGTAATTCTATCTCACCATCATCAATTAAGATCCTCGTCCCAACAGGGATATCTCTAACAAAGTGTCTGTAATTGACACTTAACAATGTGGCCGAACTCTTCGCTTCTGGATCCGCGATGATGTCTATTTTCGATCCATTAGTAAGCTCAATAGGCTCCCCACCCTCTAAGGTAGTACTGCGAATTTCTGCCCCTTTCGTATCCACCAAGAGTGCTACCATATCACTGACAGCTCTCACGTTGGATGCAATTCTGGAAAAACCCTCCTCTGTAAGGTGTGCAGAGTTCATACGGACGACATCTACACCTCCATCAATTATCTTCTGTAAAAACGGTATATCGCATCTCAAATCTGAGATTGTAGCGATCATTTTTGTTGACTTTATCATTTCTTATTTCTAATTTTAGAATATTTATTACGATTTATTTAATATGGCTTTCTTGATACCAAATGTGCTAATGCTAATCGATATCCATCCAAACCAAAGCCTTGTAACATAGCGTCACACACCTCCGTCAGCACCGTGACATGCCGATGAGGCTCACGAGCAGCAATCTTTGATATATGCACTTCAATCACAGGACATGTAAGGATACGTATAGCATCAGCAATAGCATAAGAGTAGTGAGAGAGAGCTCCAGCATTTATAATAACACCATGAGCATCAGCAGCTTCTACTTGGAGATAGTCAATAATATCTCCCTCATGATTGCTTTGAAAATATATAATATCAAATGACGGATATAAGTCTCTCAGACGCTCCAAGTACATGTCAAATGGAGTATTACCATAAATATCTGGTTCACGTACACCTAATAGATTAAGGTTAGGTCCGTTAATAATATGGATTGGTTTCATACACGTTTGATTACTTCCTTTTAAATAATATCTAATACAAAGGTACTCAATTTTTATCTTTGTGTAGACTTTTATATACAAAATATTCCTCATATGATAAGCCTCACGTTACAAGACAGTTAAGATAGCCATCACATCTCAAAGAAATCAACCCCTTCACATAAAACTTGAAAATATAACGTATCTGATTAAAAGGAATAAAAGGTAAAAAGAAGTGAATTATTCGACTTAAGATTAGTTCACTTGGATTTAGTCATGTTAGCAAACATATTATGAACACAAATAGAACTTACGATACAAATTCCGACTTAATTAACTCGTTACTCAGAGACAACCCAGTCCATGCAGTAATCATAATTAACAAAAACAGATAAAATATCCAAGAACAGCCCCCTGGCTACTTTTACTTATATCACCTATTATACCATAGCGGTATGCAAACAATTATCAAACTAACTATTACACTCGGACTTTATAAAAATAAAGATACAGACTGATTACTGACAGAGTCTAAGAAACCGTACCATTTAATAATGTGAGGTAAGCTTTTTTTGGTAAGTTTGTACAGATAAGAAATGTATAAACGAAAGAAATAATTTATTGATAGAAAAGGACTATGAGACTACTATTAATCAGCAATTCAGCATCTCCAGGGGAGAGCTATCTAGAGAAACCAGCCAGCGACATCAAATCATTTTTAGGAGATGAGCGGAGCAAAGAAGTGGTATTCATCCCATTTGCTGGAGTAACTTTTAGTTTTGATGAATATGTTGAGAAGGTGAATAAGGCTCTATCTGGTGTCGGTGTAACAGTTAAGGGCATTCACACCTTTGAAAATCCAATCAAAGCCATCATGGAGGCGAAAGCTATCATGGTAGGTGGAGGTAACACATTCCAGCTAACTAAGATGATGCAAGAGCAAGGACTCATACAGGCCATAAGAGAAGCGGTAAAGAGTGGTACTCCATACCTCGGCTGGAGTGCAGGAAGTAATGTAGCCTGTCCTACACTATGCACGACTAATGATATGCCTATCCTAGAGCCAATCAGCTTCGAAGCCTTGAACCTGATTCCTTTTCAAATCAACCCCCACTACCTAGATGCTCATCCAACCAATCATGGTGGAGAGACCCGTGAACAACGTCTTCTAGAATATATTGCAGCCAACAGGGATATGTATGTCGCTGGACTGCGTGAGGGGAGTCGCTTCTTGATAGAAGATGATAAAATCACATTAAAGGGAGAGAATAACTTGCGTGTATTTAAATATGGAGAGGAGATCAAGGAGTATAAGCCCTCTGAGGACCTTTCCTTCTTAATGAAGCGATAATTTCATACGATTTTAATCAATGGATAGTATTCAAACATCCAAGGGTGGTAAATCACATGACACTGAGCATCAATATGATGAAGTGCTCAATACTTGTCGCACCTTATTCGGTAAGAAATTCAAAGACTATGGTGCATCATGGCGTGTCATGCGTCCTTCAGCCGTGACCGATCAAATCTTCATCAAGGCTCAGAGGATTAGATCTGTTCAAGAAAGTGGGAAAAATCTAGTTAACGAGAGCCTAAAAGGAGAATTTATAGGCATCGTTAACTATGGGATTATGGGGCTGGTTCAACTTGAACACAGCTATAATAACACCCCTAATGAGGATAGAGAAGAGCTGATGTCATGGTACGATACCTACGCTGGAAGAAGTAGGCAACTGATGCTTGCCAAGAATCATGACTACGGTGAAGCATGGAGGAGTATGCGAATCTCTAGTATCACCGATATCATCCTCCAAAAGGTATTTCGGACAAAACAGATCGAAGATAATCGTGGAGAGGTAAGCGTTAGCGAAGGCATTGATGCTAACTACTTAGACATGATTAATTATGCCATCTTCGCACTCATACTCATATCCGAAGGGATAGATCCAATGCAATAAATGGTTGATATAGATAAAGCTACAAAAGGGAGCATAGAAACCGTTAAGAGTTACCTCCAAACCGAGGGCCTTGAGAGTAGTCGCTCCACGAAAGTGTGGAGGATGATTTGTCTCATTGCACAGCTGATAGTCGGATGTACTTTCGTGT harbors:
- the pyk gene encoding pyruvate kinase, with amino-acid sequence MIKSTKMIATISDLRCDIPFLQKIIDGGVDVVRMNSAHLTEEGFSRIASNVRAVSDMVALLVDTKGAEIRSTTLEGGEPIELTNGSKIDIIADPEAKSSATLLSVNYRHFVRDIPVGTRILIDDGEIELQVQGKTDTVLHCVVLNDGILGSRKSINVPGVRIELPSVSEQDKRAIKYAIDLGMDFIAHSFVRNKADIEAVQAVLDELGGDGIKIIAKIENQEGVDNIDEIIEASDGIMIARGDLGIELAMERIPAVQNLIIHKCILKKKPVIVCTQMLHSMITNPRPTRAEVSDVAGAIFSGTDAVMLSGETAYGKYPVEAVYTMRQIIREAEKHKSYSNNFKPEKGENDVVDVTSYLAKYTVKSIEKLGVKAILNDAATGRTARNLSAYRGKAPIYALCKNPQVARQLVLSYGVFPRVNAANQKHRSYYAESLEILLAEGVLKPDDMVAYIGGTLTHEVGTTSLDLNKVSEAIEFYRKNSRGE
- a CDS encoding type II 3-dehydroquinate dehydratase yields the protein MKPIHIINGPNLNLLGVREPDIYGNTPFDMYLERLRDLYPSFDIIYFQSNHEGDIIDYLQVEAADAHGVIINAGALSHYSYAIADAIRILTCPVIEVHISKIAAREPHRHVTVLTEVCDAMLQGFGLDGYRLALAHLVSRKPY
- a CDS encoding FtsX-like permease family protein, with the translated sequence MRKHELKSAFFIAWRYFFSRKSTNAVNVMSLVSVIGIALVALSMIVVLSVFNGFERFTTSQFSVLTPKYIVQRIDGKPFSPSLLSIPNTQGVLKEQALASYEENSTTAMLIGIEKEYQKLLPLESFVFDGSFDVGDAQHPLAVTALALAYELGAGVEYRTPLKITVPKRVGRISMVMPNKNFNTQDFVISGTLRLDQLEDSKVIFLPIQIVRNLLQYSGDEVSYLALREDVSAAEADILAKKLPKEYELLDRYQQHPEVYRVLKVEKWVSFLLLFFVLILSLFGVISTLGMLVLEKRDDTDTLRFMGARERMIDAVIVFEGWLLSITGLVIGLSLGVLLVLLQAKYGFAKFAGGSDGAFIINTYPVELRPLDLLWIGIIILLIGWLSSRLAYRLFRRSAPKAQ
- the pepE gene encoding dipeptidase PepE: MRLLLISNSASPGESYLEKPASDIKSFLGDERSKEVVFIPFAGVTFSFDEYVEKVNKALSGVGVTVKGIHTFENPIKAIMEAKAIMVGGGNTFQLTKMMQEQGLIQAIREAVKSGTPYLGWSAGSNVACPTLCTTNDMPILEPISFEALNLIPFQINPHYLDAHPTNHGGETREQRLLEYIAANRDMYVAGLREGSRFLIEDDKITLKGENNLRVFKYGEEIKEYKPSEDLSFLMKR
- a CDS encoding DUF1599 domain-containing protein, whose product is MDSIQTSKGGKSHDTEHQYDEVLNTCRTLFGKKFKDYGASWRVMRPSAVTDQIFIKAQRIRSVQESGKNLVNESLKGEFIGIVNYGIMGLVQLEHSYNNTPNEDREELMSWYDTYAGRSRQLMLAKNHDYGEAWRSMRISSITDIILQKVFRTKQIEDNRGEVSVSEGIDANYLDMINYAIFALILISEGIDPMQ
- the rbfA gene encoding 30S ribosome-binding factor RbfA; the protein is MDELRTTKVAREIQKELGKLFQEETQKMRGVIVSVTEVRLSPDLSSARAFLSIFPDDRAPQIMKNIKNNTSQIRFDLGKRMGQQLRIIPELIFDLDTSEAYAARIDELLGINNNPKDKK
- a CDS encoding O-methyltransferase: MNNRLQEMALEEYISEHSSPEPEILQDLTREAYRTLIHPRMVSGHIQGRFLKFLVKMIAPKRVLELGTYIGYSALCIAEGLSEDALLTTIEVNDELEQRILDLFDKAGVSKKIELLIGDAVKILPTLPLEEFQLVYLDANKALYPEYYRILSDRMKSDSYIIADNTLWGGKLLDPKSHDPQTRGIREFNELVAHDNRMEKLLLPLRDGLTLIRIE